The following are from one region of the Lacinutrix sp. Bg11-31 genome:
- a CDS encoding Xaa-Pro dipeptidyl-peptidase — protein sequence MTKKHNVFSLFSVLFLTVTLGFAQDKTVPFFADGEAQPVQGFTDTNDWIRHDLWVETTFDTDEDGKPDRMHVAVTRPKQTDTEGLKLPIVYVTSPYFAGVAADLPGVMWEVEHELGEIGKERVHPEVKRRGERPIISNSHLRKWVPRGYIVVHSSSPGTGLSDGSPTIGGPNEALAPKAVIDWLCGRAKGFTERDGNEPVDAFWSTGKVGMTGTSFNGTLPLAAATTGVEGLEAIIPIAPNTSYYHYYRSNGLVRSPGGYLGEDIDVLYDFVHSGAEDKRPGNNKRVRDTEMKNGMDRQTGDLNDFWNNRDYLNQMAPMKAALLMSHGFNDWNVMPEHSNRIYQKAKAMGLQTQLYYHQNGHGGPPPMIMMNRWFTHYLHGIDNGVENDKQAWIVRENDKHDNPTAYDAYPNPNAEDVTLFLNKGGNNIGALSTKQNKRQKMETLVDDFNISAKEHAQVSSSKNRLLYATPHLTRDLHISGEAEVTISLTSSKAAANLSIMLVSLPYEEDAKVITDNIITRGWADPKNYKSIRESEPLKKGKFYDVTFKLQPDDQIIRAGQQIGLIIFSSDKEFTLHPKPGTELTIDLDKTRLTLPVVGGLKALTKATE from the coding sequence ATGACAAAAAAGCACAATGTATTCAGTTTATTTTCAGTCTTATTTTTAACAGTAACTCTTGGTTTTGCACAAGACAAAACGGTTCCTTTTTTTGCAGATGGAGAAGCACAACCAGTTCAAGGTTTTACAGATACAAACGATTGGATTAGACACGACCTTTGGGTAGAAACCACTTTCGACACAGACGAAGATGGGAAACCAGACCGTATGCACGTTGCAGTTACCAGACCAAAACAAACAGACACAGAAGGCTTAAAGCTACCTATAGTATATGTTACAAGCCCCTATTTTGCTGGAGTAGCAGCAGATCTTCCTGGTGTAATGTGGGAAGTAGAACACGAACTTGGTGAAATTGGAAAAGAACGTGTACATCCAGAAGTAAAACGTAGAGGAGAACGCCCTATTATATCTAACTCGCATCTTAGAAAATGGGTGCCACGTGGTTATATTGTAGTACACTCGTCTTCTCCTGGTACAGGATTAAGTGATGGATCTCCAACTATTGGTGGACCAAACGAAGCATTAGCACCAAAAGCAGTTATAGATTGGTTATGTGGTAGAGCAAAAGGCTTTACAGAAAGAGATGGCAACGAACCAGTAGACGCTTTTTGGTCTACAGGAAAAGTAGGAATGACAGGAACGTCGTTTAACGGAACATTACCTCTAGCAGCTGCAACAACAGGCGTTGAAGGTTTAGAAGCTATTATACCTATTGCTCCAAATACTTCATATTATCATTATTACAGATCTAATGGTTTAGTACGTTCTCCAGGTGGTTATTTAGGTGAAGACATAGATGTACTTTACGATTTTGTACATAGTGGAGCCGAAGATAAACGTCCAGGAAATAACAAGCGCGTAAGAGATACCGAAATGAAAAATGGTATGGACAGACAAACTGGTGATTTAAACGACTTTTGGAATAATAGAGATTACTTAAACCAAATGGCTCCTATGAAAGCCGCTTTATTAATGTCTCATGGTTTTAACGATTGGAACGTAATGCCAGAACACAGTAATAGAATCTACCAAAAAGCGAAAGCAATGGGTTTACAAACTCAATTATATTATCACCAAAATGGACATGGTGGACCACCACCAATGATAATGATGAACCGTTGGTTTACACATTATTTACATGGTATAGATAATGGCGTTGAAAACGATAAACAAGCTTGGATTGTTAGAGAAAACGACAAACACGATAACCCTACAGCTTACGATGCGTATCCTAATCCAAATGCCGAAGATGTGACTTTGTTTTTAAACAAAGGCGGAAACAACATTGGTGCTTTATCTACAAAACAGAACAAAAGACAAAAAATGGAAACTTTAGTTGATGATTTTAATATTTCGGCTAAAGAACATGCACAAGTTTCTAGTTCTAAAAACAGATTATTATACGCAACACCTCATCTTACAAGAGATCTTCATATTTCTGGTGAAGCTGAGGTTACTATTAGTTTAACCAGTAGTAAAGCAGCTGCAAACTTATCTATTATGCTAGTGTCTTTACCTTACGAGGAGGATGCTAAAGTAATTACAGACAATATTATTACAAGAGGTTGGGCAGACCCTAAAAACTATAAATCTATTAGAGAAAGTGAGCCATTAAAAAAAGGTAAATTTTACGATGTAACATTTAAATTACAACCAGACGACCAAATTATTAGAGCTGGACAACAAATAGGTTTAATTATTTTTTCTAGTGATAAGGAGTTTACATTACATCCAAAACCAGGAACCGAATTAACTATAGACTTAGATAAAACGCGTTTAACTTTACCTGTTGTTGGTGGATTAAAAGCACTTACTAAAGCTACAGAATAA
- a CDS encoding glutamate-cysteine ligase family protein, with product MKKPYHLFDVYGIELEYMLVNKDTFKVAPQVDKLLTKKAGKLQADIENGDIAWSNELVAHVIELKTNGPAKSTNGLAAKFHANILEIDALLKPLNLQLLGSASHPLMNPNTDTQLWKHSYSEVYALYNTIFNCKGHGWSNVQSTHINLPFYNDKEFEKLHAAIRIILPLLPGLCASSPILEGKITGFKDTRLEFYKTNQKEIPELTGLVIPERVFSKLDYYATIFEPIKNAIRPYDKNKILDQHFLNSRGAIARFDRNAIEIRLVDIQESPKADIAICALIIEVLKALVKKEFSSLKDQKSWTKEDLFLILNDAIKHAENSKIENEAYLNLFGLKAPATINNVWKHLYQTVKPKLHATHHDAIELILAEGTLATRLLKAVGNDTTEKHIITVYRNLQKCLITNTLFKP from the coding sequence ATGAAAAAACCCTATCACTTATTCGACGTTTACGGCATTGAACTAGAATACATGCTTGTTAATAAAGACACTTTTAAAGTCGCGCCACAGGTAGACAAACTACTAACAAAAAAAGCAGGCAAATTACAAGCAGACATAGAAAATGGAGATATTGCATGGAGCAACGAATTGGTTGCGCATGTTATAGAACTAAAAACTAATGGTCCTGCGAAAAGCACAAACGGCTTGGCTGCGAAATTTCATGCCAATATTTTGGAAATCGACGCACTTTTAAAACCTTTAAACCTACAACTTTTAGGTTCTGCTTCGCATCCATTAATGAATCCTAATACAGACACTCAATTATGGAAACACAGTTACAGCGAAGTCTATGCACTTTACAATACTATTTTTAATTGTAAAGGTCATGGCTGGAGCAATGTACAAAGCACGCATATTAATTTACCGTTTTATAACGATAAGGAATTCGAAAAACTACATGCAGCCATTAGAATAATCTTGCCATTATTACCAGGACTTTGTGCGAGCTCACCAATTTTAGAAGGAAAAATTACAGGCTTTAAAGACACACGATTAGAGTTTTACAAAACGAACCAAAAGGAAATTCCTGAGTTAACAGGACTTGTAATTCCTGAACGTGTTTTTTCGAAATTAGATTATTATGCGACCATTTTCGAACCTATAAAAAACGCCATTAGACCTTATGATAAAAATAAGATTTTGGACCAGCATTTCTTAAACTCTCGAGGTGCAATTGCTCGTTTCGATCGTAATGCTATAGAAATACGATTAGTAGATATTCAAGAATCTCCTAAGGCTGATATTGCTATTTGCGCTTTAATTATTGAAGTCTTAAAAGCTTTAGTTAAAAAAGAATTTTCTTCTTTAAAAGACCAAAAAAGTTGGACGAAAGAAGACTTATTCCTAATTTTAAATGATGCTATAAAACATGCTGAAAATTCTAAAATTGAAAATGAAGCATATTTAAACTTATTTGGACTAAAAGCTCCTGCAACTATAAATAACGTTTGGAAACATTTGTACCAAACCGTAAAACCAAAACTACATGCAACACATCACGACGCTATTGAGTTAATTTTGGCAGAAGGCACTTTGGCTACACGATTACTAAAAGCGGTTGGTAATGACACTACTGAAAAACATATTATTACTGTGTATCGCAACCTTCAAAAGTGTTTAATAACAAACACATTATTTAAACCGTGA
- a CDS encoding N-formylglutamate amidohydrolase, protein MKLVLTCEHGGNDIPETYKKHFKNKAVLKTHRGYDLGALDLFQNLEPLSNVSYFSTTSRLLIELNRSLHHNQLFSEFTKIASKTEKSEIIETYYFPYRSLVEKNIKNYIDNGDVVLHLSIHSFTSQLNNKTRNCDIGLLFDSTKKPEQAFCKKLKTELLKEGSNLNVRFNYPYLGKNDGFTTYLRTKFTKHYLGIEIEMNQKFVSKNIADLKIKMIIYKAMNSIQF, encoded by the coding sequence GTGAAACTCGTTTTAACTTGCGAACATGGTGGAAATGATATTCCTGAAACTTATAAAAAACACTTCAAAAATAAAGCGGTGTTAAAAACACATCGTGGCTATGATTTGGGAGCATTAGATTTGTTTCAAAATTTAGAACCATTATCTAATGTATCCTATTTTAGTACAACAAGTCGTTTGCTAATTGAATTAAATCGCTCGTTACATCACAATCAGCTATTTTCAGAATTCACAAAAATTGCGTCTAAAACTGAGAAGTCAGAAATTATTGAAACCTATTATTTTCCCTATCGTTCTTTAGTAGAAAAAAACATTAAAAACTACATCGATAATGGAGATGTTGTGCTTCATTTATCTATTCATAGCTTTACATCTCAATTAAATAACAAAACCAGAAATTGTGATATTGGTTTGTTATTCGATTCTACAAAAAAACCAGAACAAGCATTTTGTAAAAAGTTAAAAACAGAACTTTTAAAAGAAGGTTCTAACTTAAATGTACGCTTTAACTACCCTTATTTAGGTAAAAATGATGGGTTTACGACCTACTTAAGAACAAAATTTACTAAACATTATTTGGGTATTGAGATTGAAATGAATCAAAAATTTGTTTCAAAAAATATAGCAGATTTAAAAATAAAAATGATAATTTATAAAGCGATGAATAGCATACAGTTTTAA
- a CDS encoding ATP-binding protein, translating to MSKSLDNKSLIGKSLNQLSLYYMINSDFEKSNTHSQEAIVFFKAINDQRGIADAKYNIGSINYKTNNYHEGLIYLKEALRIYKKYDDFESQSKVEKAIGTVYEYIGDRSNAFSSYKSAVRNARKVKNLNLESNVFNNLSGLLLKRQKPSVAMKMIEHAITIKKQTGDTRGLAFAVYGRGKIHLKQGGFKNAEIDFLDAIDKHNKVVEIMGASMAYNKLGKLYYKFNQLDKAIKIVKEGLKLSTSYNIAMTKIKGYHLLYLIFKEQSNINKSFKYLELYLKEKETIMNTHTQQVMENYNLINKMNVLESEALLQKERQKIIEKKSKDELKAVKLKQEFLSVISHEIRTPLNAITIIVSILEDQVHGESKSLIRSLQFASDNLINIVNNVLDFTKLDSKKTALDLDNRNFNEFSTKIVNLHLNVAKIKGLALVLNNDIPKDRNYLLDQTKLSQILSNLIGNAIKFTDKGQITFSLKLIKEDSKFDTIQVSVKDTGEGITEADISEIFLSFSQIKPVMTRKQGGTGLGLAIVKKLIKLHGSNIQVKSKIQEGSEFYFNLKLEKASKIVHIENKPTYPQLKNKNVLLAEDTIMNAILIKKVLSKWGVTTEHVTNGKLAVEYAQKKKYDFILMDLHMPELNGIDATRIIRNTKNTNTHTPIFAITADVMTSQNSETSILFNKVLWKPLEIDKLYTALAEKTTPSNSETLET from the coding sequence TTGAGTAAAAGTCTAGATAACAAATCATTAATTGGAAAAAGCTTAAACCAGCTATCTCTGTATTATATGATTAATAGCGACTTCGAGAAATCTAATACCCATTCACAAGAAGCTATTGTTTTCTTTAAAGCAATAAACGACCAACGTGGTATAGCAGATGCTAAATATAATATTGGTAGTATTAATTATAAAACCAACAACTATCACGAAGGTTTAATATACTTAAAAGAAGCGCTTAGAATCTATAAAAAATACGACGATTTTGAAAGCCAATCTAAAGTAGAAAAAGCAATTGGAACTGTTTACGAGTATATTGGAGATCGCTCAAATGCTTTTTCATCTTACAAATCTGCTGTAAGAAATGCTAGAAAAGTTAAAAATCTAAATTTAGAATCTAATGTCTTTAATAATCTATCTGGCTTATTATTAAAAAGGCAGAAACCTAGTGTTGCAATGAAAATGATAGAGCACGCTATCACAATAAAAAAACAAACTGGAGATACTAGAGGACTTGCTTTTGCTGTTTATGGACGTGGAAAAATACATCTTAAACAAGGTGGTTTTAAAAATGCTGAAATCGATTTTTTAGACGCTATAGACAAGCATAATAAAGTTGTAGAAATTATGGGAGCCTCAATGGCTTATAACAAACTAGGTAAATTATACTATAAATTTAACCAATTAGATAAAGCAATAAAAATAGTTAAAGAAGGTCTAAAACTATCTACTTCCTATAATATTGCTATGACTAAAATAAAAGGATATCATTTATTATATCTAATCTTTAAAGAGCAATCTAACATTAATAAATCTTTTAAATATTTAGAATTATACCTTAAAGAAAAAGAAACTATAATGAACACCCACACACAACAAGTTATGGAAAACTATAACTTAATCAATAAAATGAATGTGTTAGAAAGTGAAGCCTTATTGCAAAAAGAACGACAAAAAATTATAGAGAAAAAAAGCAAAGACGAACTAAAAGCAGTAAAATTAAAGCAAGAGTTTTTGTCTGTAATTAGTCATGAAATTAGAACACCTTTAAATGCCATTACAATAATAGTATCCATTTTAGAAGACCAAGTACATGGTGAAAGTAAATCGTTAATTAGAAGCTTACAATTTGCATCAGACAATCTAATAAATATTGTTAATAACGTTCTCGATTTTACCAAATTAGATTCTAAGAAAACAGCTTTAGACTTAGATAATAGAAACTTTAACGAGTTCTCTACTAAAATAGTAAATCTGCACCTTAACGTAGCAAAAATAAAAGGTTTAGCATTAGTTTTAAATAATGATATTCCCAAAGACAGAAATTATCTTTTAGACCAAACTAAACTCTCTCAAATACTAAGTAACCTTATTGGAAATGCAATAAAATTCACAGATAAAGGCCAGATAACTTTTAGCTTAAAACTAATAAAAGAAGACTCCAAATTCGACACCATACAAGTTAGCGTAAAGGACACAGGAGAAGGTATTACAGAAGCAGATATATCAGAAATATTTTTAAGTTTTTCTCAAATAAAACCTGTAATGACACGTAAACAAGGAGGCACAGGTTTAGGGTTGGCAATTGTAAAAAAATTAATAAAACTTCATGGTAGTAACATTCAAGTAAAAAGTAAAATTCAAGAAGGTTCAGAGTTTTATTTTAATCTTAAACTCGAGAAAGCATCTAAAATAGTACACATTGAAAACAAGCCTACTTATCCTCAATTAAAAAACAAAAATGTGCTTTTAGCTGAAGACACAATAATGAATGCCATTCTAATAAAAAAAGTGCTTTCTAAATGGGGAGTTACAACAGAACATGTTACTAATGGAAAGCTAGCCGTAGAATATGCACAAAAGAAAAAGTACGATTTTATATTAATGGACTTACACATGCCAGAGTTAAATGGCATAGATGCCACTCGTATAATTAGAAACACTAAAAACACAAATACGCATACTCCTATTTTTGCAATAACTGCAGATGTAATGACGAGTCAAAACAGTGAGACCTCTATACTGTTTAATAAAGTACTATGGAAACCTCTAGAAATCGATAAATTATATACTGCTCTAGCAGAAAAAACAACACCATCTAATTCAGAAACATTAGAAACTTAA